ACGCACCGGCAATCACGAACAGCACCCAGGTTCGCGCCTGAAGCAGTAGCACAAGCCAGAAGAGAAAAGGTAAACGCAGGCGTCCGTGCGCATCATAATGGACAGGATGAAACTCAGTACTCTTCATCTTCAATCAAACGCTTACCCAGACTCAGCACATCAGCGTGTTCATATCCCAGGCGTTCGTACATTCCGAGCACCATGTCGTTGTCTTCCGGCACGTTGATCTGAATTTTCGGGCAACCGCGGGCAATTAGCTTTTTCTCCAGCCGATTAAGCAACGCGTTAGCAATGCCGCGCCCGCGAAACTCCGGATGCACGCCAAGATAATAAGCAGATCCGCG
The DNA window shown above is from Escherichia sp. E4742 and carries:
- a CDS encoding GNAT family acetyltransferase; protein product: MEIRVFRQEDFEEVITLWERCDLLRPWNDPEMDIERKMNHDVSLFLVAEVNGEVVGTVMGGYDGHRGSAYYLGVHPEFRGRGIANALLNRLEKKLIARGCPKIQINVPEDNDMVLGMYERLGYEHADVLSLGKRLIEDEEY